One window from the genome of Lysobacter helvus encodes:
- a CDS encoding efflux RND transporter permease subunit, giving the protein MLNRLVEISLRYKLLVVIAFLVVAALGVAAVRSVPIDAFPDVTPAQVNVYTESPGLAAEDVEQLLTTPVESALAGLPKVQEIRSVSLFGLSYVAVYFDDDMDTYFARQLVNERLQEIGDRLPEGYGKPSMGPNASGLGQVYWYTVERAPGVTKDQVSDMDLRTWQEWTVRLILRTAPGVDDVTSWGGGEREFQIRIDPQRLYARGLGFGDVLSAIPANNGQVGGNVMDVGREQFLVRGLGLLKTADDIGAIVLKSEDGVPVYVRDVAQVIEAPAPRFGAVTRDGEEVVLGMALARIGENAKEVVEGVKGKLDVVRAALPKTMVLKPIYERTDLVDKAVGTAVRALVEGSLLVAVILFLFLGDLRSALVVIVTLPLAMLIAFIGMGQFGLSANLMSLAGLAIGIGMMVDGAVVMVENAYRIMAERQAHGERVDRTSAVLAAAKEVANPIAFAILIIIVVFLPLFSLEGLEGKMFKPMAFNIAFAMAGSMVLSLTLIPVLASLILKPKEERDTWLVARIKRVYNPLLDKALSKKRTVVVGAVVSLVASLALFPFLGKEFMPQLQEGSIMWRITGIPSTSLDESIRTSKTISDAFKQFPEVDTTVAMIGRAEKGETADVNYMEIYTALKPEDEWTAGRDIKELESAMQETLEKVVPNVVPGYTQPIQMRVEELISGVRATLALKLYGEDLGELDRLSGRIKSVLAKVPGVADLSLEANIGKPQIRIAVDRDELARHGMNAEEVLTIVRNGVGGEPVSVLLDGVKRFDIAVRLGDDARASVEALRRIPMRTSSGAIVPLSEVADVSVGEGYSFVRREQLQRYAVIQMDVRGRDVDGFVKEANQAIQSKMQMPPGYWVEWGGAFENQQRALAKLALIVPVTIFFIFILLYTAFNSIKYAALILANVPFATIGGLIALFVTGQYLSVPSAIGFIAVFGVAMLNGIVLVSFLNELRDKGLSVRDAVLQGTALRLRPVLMTASVAILGLVPMLLSTGVGAETQRPLATVVVGGLLSSTFLTLVLLPVLYEWLETRAARRTARTSTGASR; this is encoded by the coding sequence ATGTTGAATCGCCTCGTTGAGATCTCGCTTCGCTACAAATTGCTGGTGGTGATCGCCTTCCTGGTCGTCGCCGCCCTGGGCGTCGCCGCGGTGCGCAGCGTGCCCATCGACGCCTTCCCCGACGTAACGCCAGCGCAGGTCAATGTCTACACCGAGTCGCCCGGCCTCGCCGCCGAAGACGTCGAGCAGCTCCTGACGACGCCGGTCGAATCGGCGCTGGCGGGGTTGCCGAAGGTGCAGGAAATCCGCTCGGTCAGCTTGTTCGGCCTGTCCTACGTCGCCGTCTACTTCGACGACGACATGGACACCTACTTCGCCCGTCAGTTGGTCAACGAGCGCCTGCAGGAAATCGGCGACCGGCTTCCCGAGGGCTACGGCAAGCCGTCGATGGGGCCCAACGCCTCGGGGCTTGGCCAGGTCTACTGGTATACGGTCGAACGCGCGCCGGGTGTCACCAAAGACCAGGTCAGCGACATGGACCTCCGGACGTGGCAGGAGTGGACGGTGCGGCTGATCCTGCGCACGGCCCCTGGCGTCGACGACGTCACCTCGTGGGGCGGCGGCGAGCGCGAGTTCCAGATCCGCATCGACCCGCAAAGGCTCTACGCCCGCGGGCTCGGTTTCGGCGACGTGCTGTCCGCGATCCCGGCCAACAACGGCCAGGTTGGCGGCAACGTGATGGACGTCGGGCGCGAGCAGTTCCTGGTGCGTGGACTCGGCCTGCTCAAGACCGCCGATGACATCGGCGCCATCGTCCTGAAGTCGGAGGATGGCGTGCCCGTTTATGTGCGCGATGTTGCGCAGGTGATCGAAGCGCCCGCGCCACGGTTCGGTGCGGTCACGCGCGACGGCGAGGAGGTCGTGCTCGGCATGGCGCTCGCGCGCATCGGCGAGAACGCGAAGGAGGTGGTCGAAGGCGTCAAGGGCAAGCTTGACGTGGTCCGCGCGGCATTGCCGAAGACCATGGTGCTCAAGCCCATCTACGAGCGCACGGACCTCGTCGACAAGGCAGTGGGCACGGCAGTTCGCGCGCTCGTCGAAGGATCGCTGCTGGTAGCCGTGATCCTCTTCCTGTTCCTCGGGGATTTACGCTCGGCACTCGTCGTGATCGTGACGCTACCCCTCGCCATGCTCATCGCCTTCATCGGCATGGGCCAGTTCGGGTTGTCGGCGAACCTGATGTCGCTCGCGGGTCTGGCAATCGGCATCGGCATGATGGTCGACGGCGCGGTGGTGATGGTGGAGAACGCCTACCGCATCATGGCCGAGCGCCAAGCGCACGGAGAAAGGGTCGACCGAACGTCCGCGGTGCTGGCGGCCGCGAAGGAAGTCGCCAACCCGATTGCCTTCGCGATCCTGATCATCATCGTGGTCTTCTTGCCCCTGTTCTCGCTCGAAGGGCTGGAAGGGAAGATGTTCAAGCCCATGGCGTTCAACATCGCCTTCGCCATGGCTGGCTCAATGGTGTTGAGCCTGACGCTGATCCCGGTGCTGGCGTCGTTGATCCTGAAGCCGAAGGAAGAACGCGATACCTGGTTGGTCGCAAGAATCAAGCGCGTCTACAACCCGCTGCTCGACAAGGCGCTGTCGAAGAAGCGCACGGTCGTTGTCGGCGCGGTGGTCTCACTCGTCGCCAGCCTCGCGTTGTTCCCGTTCCTGGGCAAGGAGTTCATGCCGCAGTTGCAGGAGGGATCGATCATGTGGCGCATCACGGGCATCCCGTCGACGTCTCTAGACGAATCGATCCGCACGAGCAAAACGATTTCGGATGCGTTCAAGCAGTTTCCCGAGGTCGACACGACCGTCGCTATGATCGGCCGCGCGGAGAAAGGCGAAACCGCCGACGTCAACTACATGGAGATTTACACGGCGCTCAAGCCGGAGGATGAGTGGACGGCGGGCCGCGACATCAAGGAACTCGAATCGGCCATGCAGGAAACACTGGAAAAGGTGGTGCCGAACGTCGTGCCCGGCTACACGCAGCCGATCCAGATGCGTGTCGAGGAACTGATCTCGGGCGTGCGCGCCACGTTGGCCCTCAAGTTATACGGCGAAGACCTCGGGGAACTCGACCGCTTGAGCGGGCGCATCAAGTCGGTGCTCGCCAAGGTACCGGGCGTTGCCGACCTCTCGTTGGAAGCGAACATCGGTAAGCCGCAGATTCGCATCGCGGTCGATCGCGACGAACTCGCGCGCCATGGCATGAATGCCGAGGAGGTGCTGACCATCGTCCGCAACGGCGTGGGCGGTGAGCCCGTCAGCGTGTTGCTCGACGGCGTGAAGCGCTTCGACATCGCCGTGCGCCTCGGGGATGACGCGCGCGCATCGGTCGAAGCACTGCGCCGCATTCCCATGCGGACGTCGAGCGGTGCGATCGTGCCGTTGTCGGAGGTCGCCGACGTGAGTGTCGGCGAGGGCTATTCCTTCGTGCGGCGGGAGCAACTGCAACGGTACGCCGTGATCCAGATGGATGTGCGTGGCCGCGACGTGGATGGCTTCGTAAAAGAGGCCAACCAGGCGATCCAGTCCAAGATGCAGATGCCGCCCGGCTACTGGGTCGAATGGGGCGGTGCGTTCGAGAATCAGCAGCGCGCATTGGCAAAGCTCGCCCTGATCGTGCCGGTGACGATCTTCTTCATCTTCATCCTGCTCTACACGGCGTTCAACTCGATCAAGTACGCCGCGCTCATCCTGGCGAACGTGCCTTTCGCGACCATCGGTGGGCTCATCGCCTTGTTCGTCACGGGCCAGTACCTGTCGGTCCCTTCCGCTATCGGGTTCATTGCCGTGTTCGGCGTGGCCATGCTCAACGGCATCGTGCTTGTCAGCTTCCTCAATGAGCTGCGGGACAAGGGGCTTTCAGTGCGCGACGCCGTGTTGCAGGGCACCGCGCTGCGGCTGCGGCCGGTGCTCATGACGGCCAGCGTGGCGATCCTGGGGCTCGTGCCGATGCTGCTGTCGACGGGGGTGGGCGCTGAAACGCAGAGACCCCTCGCAACGGTCGTGGTCGGCGGGCTCCTCAGCTCGACGTTCTTGACGCTGGTCCTGCTTCCCGTGCTGTACGAATGGCTCGAAACGCGAGCCGCCCGCCGTACCGCGCGCACATCAACCGGAGCATCACGATGA
- a CDS encoding arsenate reductase ArsC has translation MKRVLFVCIENSNRSQMAEAFARMIGGADVDALSAGSAPSGVINPKAIRAMSELGYDLTTHGSKSLDEISGEFDAVVTMGCGDSCPWVPAKRREDWALPDPKHLEGDEYRAVRDDIRERVRALLASL, from the coding sequence GTGAAGCGCGTCCTGTTCGTGTGCATCGAAAACTCCAACCGCAGCCAGATGGCGGAAGCCTTCGCACGCATGATCGGCGGCGCCGACGTCGACGCCTTGAGCGCGGGGTCGGCCCCATCCGGCGTCATCAATCCGAAGGCGATCCGCGCAATGTCGGAACTGGGGTACGACCTCACCACGCACGGCTCGAAGTCGCTCGACGAGATTTCGGGCGAGTTCGACGCGGTGGTGACGATGGGCTGCGGCGATTCCTGCCCGTGGGTGCCGGCGAAGCGACGCGAGGACTGGGCCCTGCCTGACCCCAAGCACCTCGAAGGCGATGAGTACCGCGCCGTCCGCGACGACATCCGCGAGCGCGTCCGCGCGTTGTTGGCGTCGCTGTGA
- a CDS encoding ArsI/CadI family heavy metal resistance metalloenzyme, whose product MNRFHVHLNVADLAASIRFYSQLFATQPTVVKDDYAKWMLEDPRVNFAISNTGRATGIDHLGLQVDNGDELVALGKRLDAAGGTVVPEEATICCYARSDKNWTEDPQGTRWETFHTFGEATTYHAGDAACATDGAACTPNVAEIKPKVDKGTSCCSPAAACC is encoded by the coding sequence GTGAACCGCTTCCACGTACACCTCAACGTCGCCGACCTCGCCGCCAGCATCCGCTTCTATTCGCAGCTTTTCGCCACACAGCCCACCGTCGTGAAGGACGACTACGCGAAGTGGATGCTCGAAGACCCGCGCGTGAACTTCGCGATATCCAATACCGGGCGCGCAACGGGCATTGATCACCTGGGCCTGCAAGTCGACAACGGCGACGAGCTCGTCGCGCTCGGCAAACGCCTGGACGCCGCGGGCGGCACCGTGGTTCCAGAGGAGGCGACGATCTGCTGCTACGCGCGCTCCGACAAGAACTGGACCGAAGACCCGCAGGGCACTCGCTGGGAAACGTTCCACACGTTCGGCGAGGCGACGACGTACCACGCGGGCGATGCCGCCTGCGCGACCGACGGCGCGGCATGCACGCCGAACGTCGCTGAGATCAAGCCTAAGGTCGACAAGGGCACGTCCTGCTGCTCGCCCGCCGCCGCGTGCTGCTGA
- a CDS encoding P-II family nitrogen regulator, with protein MKLIKAFVHRSRVSDLIHALGAAGFQRLSLFDVKGLLRALDAREQEYSVQLGDLVVSEVQMELFCEAERVEQAVELFRRVGWTGRGDAGWVYVIPVDQSVAIAPAEGT; from the coding sequence ATGAAATTGATCAAGGCGTTCGTGCACCGCTCGCGGGTGTCGGACCTGATCCACGCCCTCGGCGCCGCCGGCTTCCAGCGCTTGAGCCTCTTCGACGTGAAGGGGCTCCTTCGTGCGCTGGATGCGCGCGAGCAGGAGTACTCGGTGCAATTAGGTGACCTCGTGGTCAGCGAGGTGCAGATGGAGCTGTTCTGCGAAGCGGAGCGGGTCGAGCAGGCGGTGGAGCTGTTCCGGCGCGTTGGATGGACGGGGCGCGGCGACGCGGGGTGGGTGTACGTCATCCCGGTCGATCAAAGCGTCGCCATTGCACCGGCGGAGGGCACCTGA
- a CDS encoding arsenate reductase ArsC, with product MDTTYNALFLCTGNSARSQMAEVLLNAMGQGHFRAYSAGSHPSGEVHPLALQTIRDFGLGAETLRSKSWNEFAGPAAPTMDFVITVCDKAAGESCPVWPGHPAMAHWGVPDPAASGDPHAFRDAWLTLRRRIELMLALPLHTLDKMAREQRLNAIADEGSTS from the coding sequence ATGGACACCACCTACAACGCCCTGTTCCTGTGCACGGGCAACTCCGCGCGCAGCCAGATGGCCGAAGTGCTGTTGAACGCGATGGGCCAAGGGCACTTCCGCGCCTACAGCGCGGGAAGCCATCCGTCGGGCGAAGTACATCCGCTCGCGCTGCAAACCATCCGCGACTTCGGCCTCGGCGCCGAGACACTACGCAGCAAGAGCTGGAACGAGTTCGCCGGCCCAGCCGCGCCGACAATGGATTTCGTCATCACCGTCTGCGACAAGGCCGCCGGCGAATCCTGCCCGGTGTGGCCAGGCCATCCGGCGATGGCGCACTGGGGTGTGCCCGACCCCGCCGCGTCGGGCGATCCGCATGCGTTCCGCGATGCGTGGCTGACGCTGCGACGTCGCATCGAACTCATGCTCGCCCTCCCCCTGCACACGCTGGACAAGATGGCCCGCGAGCAGCGCCTTAATGCCATCGCCGACGAAGGGTCGACCTCGTGA
- a CDS encoding efflux RND transporter periplasmic adaptor subunit, producing MESIRPLSLLVAAALAIATSACTQKEATDAHEEEAEGQEANVLRMDAAALRAAGIRLQHLVPASGGEQLRAPGEVLDDAYGTTLITPQVQSLVVRRHAKLGDEVRAGTPLVTLTSIEVSDAQAELRIAEQEWRRVEALGREAVAGRRITEAKVAVDRARAKAQAYGLPGTAPGGVNGRFTLTAPHAGRITEDDFVVGERIEPGRTLYRLVDESIVWVDAKLPSGTVARVASGSPVIVVVDGKRIEGKVLRAAHRTSEATRNAVIRIEVPNRDDLLHGGDFVDVYLQSAEVGRQTLSLPTDALVQMGGDTVAFRRNAAGAIEPVPVRVGEVVGDHTVIEEGLKAGDQVVVAGAFEVKSQLLKSQLGEGHGD from the coding sequence ATGGAATCGATCCGACCCCTGAGCCTGCTGGTCGCCGCTGCCTTGGCGATCGCGACGTCCGCCTGCACGCAAAAAGAAGCAACGGACGCACACGAAGAAGAAGCCGAAGGACAAGAGGCCAATGTGCTTCGCATGGACGCCGCCGCGCTGCGCGCCGCGGGTATTCGCCTTCAACACCTGGTGCCCGCGAGCGGTGGCGAACAGCTCCGCGCTCCCGGAGAGGTCCTCGACGACGCTTACGGCACGACCCTGATCACGCCCCAGGTGCAATCGCTCGTCGTGCGGCGCCACGCCAAGCTGGGCGACGAAGTGCGTGCCGGCACGCCGCTCGTGACGCTGACGAGCATCGAGGTCTCCGACGCGCAGGCGGAACTGCGTATCGCCGAGCAGGAGTGGCGGCGCGTGGAGGCGCTTGGCCGCGAGGCGGTCGCCGGTCGCCGGATCACTGAAGCGAAGGTTGCGGTCGACCGTGCGCGCGCGAAGGCACAGGCATACGGCCTGCCCGGCACCGCGCCGGGCGGCGTCAATGGGCGATTTACCTTGACCGCACCGCACGCCGGTCGCATCACCGAGGACGACTTCGTGGTCGGTGAGCGGATCGAGCCCGGTCGCACCCTGTATCGCCTCGTCGATGAATCCATCGTCTGGGTCGACGCCAAGTTGCCGTCCGGCACTGTGGCGCGCGTTGCCAGCGGCAGCCCCGTGATCGTCGTGGTCGACGGTAAACGCATCGAAGGCAAGGTTCTGCGGGCCGCGCATCGCACCTCCGAAGCCACGCGCAACGCGGTGATTCGCATCGAAGTGCCCAACCGCGACGACCTCCTGCATGGCGGCGACTTCGTCGACGTCTACCTCCAATCCGCCGAAGTCGGGCGCCAAACGCTGTCCTTGCCGACCGACGCGCTCGTGCAGATGGGTGGTGACACGGTCGCCTTCCGCCGCAACGCGGCCGGCGCGATCGAACCCGTGCCCGTTCGTGTCGGTGAAGTCGTAGGGGATCACACCGTGATCGAAGAGGGTCTGAAAGCGGGCGACCAGGTCGTCGTCGCCGGTGCCTTCGAGGTCAAGTCGCAGCTCCTCAAGTCGCAACTGGGAGAAGGTCATGGTGACTGA
- a CDS encoding aquaporin, with protein MNALGRRLLAEFLGTTLLLATVVGSGIMGVALSRGNDGVALLANAGATAGALYVLIVLFGPISGAHFNPAVTLAMRVRGEVDTRTAVAYVAVQVIAAVVGVAVAHAMFDQALLQPGTHARTGASQWLSEGVATFGLLLTILLGARHRPAALPALVAAWIFAAYWFTASTSFANPAVTFARALTQTFAGIRLVDVPAFVGAQLAGALAAIGLASALIRPQNNH; from the coding sequence GTGAACGCACTCGGTCGTCGGCTGCTCGCCGAGTTCCTGGGCACCACGCTCCTCCTCGCCACCGTCGTCGGTTCCGGGATCATGGGCGTCGCGCTGTCGCGCGGAAACGACGGCGTCGCGCTGCTCGCGAACGCAGGGGCCACGGCCGGCGCGCTGTACGTCCTGATCGTGTTGTTCGGCCCCATCTCGGGCGCGCACTTCAACCCGGCCGTGACCCTGGCGATGCGCGTCCGAGGCGAAGTCGACACGCGCACGGCCGTGGCCTACGTCGCGGTGCAGGTCATCGCTGCGGTTGTCGGCGTGGCGGTCGCGCACGCGATGTTCGACCAGGCGCTGTTGCAACCCGGCACGCATGCGCGCACCGGGGCGTCGCAGTGGTTGAGCGAAGGGGTCGCGACCTTCGGGCTCTTGCTGACCATCCTCCTCGGCGCGCGCCATCGGCCTGCCGCGCTACCGGCGCTCGTCGCCGCATGGATTTTCGCAGCGTACTGGTTCACCGCCAGCACGTCCTTCGCAAACCCCGCCGTCACGTTCGCGCGCGCGTTGACGCAGACGTTCGCCGGCATTCGCCTCGTGGACGTGCCAGCGTTCGTAGGCGCTCAACTCGCGGGCGCATTGGCCGCGATAGGTTTGGCGTCGGCGCTCATCCGACCACAGAACAACCACTAG
- a CDS encoding cation diffusion facilitator family transporter: MGAGHDHGTGEIQHERPLWWAFGLTTAFLIAEVAGGLITNSLALLSDAAHMATDVIALAVSLFAVRLSRKPADERRTYGYARMEAIGAMINGGLLFVVAAYILWEAIGRFRNPPDVASGGMLVIAAFGLVVNLISMRLLKAGSGTSLNVKGAYLEVWSDMLGSIGVLIGALIIRATGWTIVDPIIAVLIGLWVLPRTWTLLRAAGHMLMQGTPSDIDIDEVRTMMQAHPSVTLVHDLHVWSMGSREVILTGHVVVTDVAVDLDDVRRRLAAALDERFGIEHSTLQMERSREEGDHLHS, encoded by the coding sequence ATGGGCGCTGGACACGATCACGGTACGGGTGAAATCCAGCATGAGCGACCGCTGTGGTGGGCCTTCGGGCTCACCACCGCGTTCCTGATCGCGGAGGTCGCCGGCGGTCTCATCACCAACAGCCTGGCGTTGCTGTCGGATGCGGCGCACATGGCGACGGATGTCATCGCGCTCGCAGTGTCGCTCTTCGCCGTCCGCCTCAGCCGGAAGCCTGCGGATGAGCGCCGTACGTACGGCTACGCGCGGATGGAAGCCATCGGCGCGATGATCAACGGCGGGCTGCTGTTCGTCGTCGCGGCCTACATCCTCTGGGAAGCTATCGGAAGATTTCGGAACCCACCGGACGTCGCATCGGGCGGCATGCTGGTGATCGCTGCGTTCGGCCTCGTGGTGAACCTGATCTCGATGCGCTTGCTGAAGGCCGGCAGCGGCACGAGCCTCAACGTGAAGGGCGCCTACCTGGAAGTGTGGAGCGACATGCTCGGGTCGATCGGCGTCTTGATCGGCGCGCTGATCATCCGCGCCACGGGCTGGACCATCGTCGATCCGATCATCGCGGTGCTGATCGGGCTGTGGGTCCTCCCGCGCACCTGGACGTTGCTGCGCGCCGCCGGCCACATGCTGATGCAGGGCACGCCGAGCGACATCGACATCGACGAGGTGCGAACGATGATGCAAGCGCACCCGTCGGTGACGCTGGTGCACGATCTGCATGTTTGGTCGATGGGTTCGCGCGAGGTGATTCTCACCGGCCACGTCGTCGTCACCGACGTCGCCGTAGACCTCGATGACGTGCGGCGCAGGCTGGCCGCAGCACTGGACGAGCGCTTCGGCATCGAGCACTCGACGCTACAGATGGAGCGGAGCAGGGAAGAGGGTGACCACTTGCATTCCTAG
- a CDS encoding ArsR/SmtB family transcription factor, which produces MPSALASLSALGHESRLRAFRRLVEAGTDGMPVGELREHLDLPAATLTAHLNVLRGSGLVVDQREGRVIRVRANYDQMNALIAYLTENCCAGTADCGPTPIACKPRKKGAPK; this is translated from the coding sequence ATGCCATCCGCCCTCGCCAGCCTCTCCGCCCTCGGTCACGAGTCCCGCCTCCGCGCGTTCCGCCGCCTCGTCGAGGCCGGCACCGACGGCATGCCGGTAGGCGAACTGCGCGAACACCTGGACCTCCCCGCCGCGACGTTGACCGCGCACCTCAACGTGCTGCGTGGGTCCGGGCTCGTGGTCGACCAGCGCGAGGGCCGGGTGATCCGCGTGCGCGCGAACTACGACCAGATGAACGCGCTGATCGCCTACCTCACCGAGAACTGCTGCGCCGGGACCGCGGACTGCGGCCCCACACCCATCGCCTGCAAGCCACGCAAGAAAGGAGCCCCGAAGTGA
- a CDS encoding TolC family protein, which produces MRLLVAVMASGLLFAAYAQEPAPRAPAPIRDAIQSAWRQHPTYQSTESQLAGARARRDAAGRPLYNPELTFDYDDEGTDKTATAGINLTLDLAGKRRARESSATARVDETIARVHLQRRDFVRSWFAAMSDWRMATERTKTGERRVALLARFADLARKQFAADDISGLERDLALLARDEAEAEQATLLAEQAQAEARFRSVGGDTALANLPDVVLPLPARGEGADDAPEVEIARAAAAGAERDIAVARKARIADPTVGVRGGRVEYDDLARDNVVGVTLTVPLNIRNTYRAEVVAAEADAAVARAEVDRIALEVAAERRRAIDSYGTTRAAWSRWKESRGTDVTRRENLLERLWREGELSTADYLLQLKQTLDTELARAELQARVWRAYADYLAATGQLERWAGLEGTP; this is translated from the coding sequence GTGCGGTTGCTCGTTGCCGTCATGGCATCGGGCCTGCTGTTCGCCGCGTACGCGCAGGAGCCTGCTCCGCGGGCCCCGGCGCCGATCCGCGACGCGATCCAATCCGCGTGGCGACAACATCCGACCTACCAGTCCACCGAATCGCAACTTGCTGGCGCGCGCGCGCGTCGGGACGCGGCTGGTCGTCCGCTTTACAACCCCGAGCTCACCTTCGACTACGACGACGAAGGCACGGACAAGACCGCCACCGCCGGCATCAACCTGACACTCGACCTGGCTGGCAAGCGGCGCGCTCGGGAGTCTTCCGCTACAGCGCGCGTCGATGAAACGATCGCGCGTGTCCACCTGCAACGGCGCGATTTCGTTCGGAGCTGGTTCGCAGCCATGAGCGATTGGCGCATGGCCACGGAGCGTACTAAGACCGGCGAACGCCGCGTGGCGCTCCTCGCGCGCTTCGCGGACCTCGCCCGGAAGCAGTTCGCGGCAGACGACATATCCGGGCTTGAACGCGATCTCGCGCTCCTTGCACGCGACGAAGCCGAGGCCGAACAGGCCACGCTGCTTGCCGAGCAGGCGCAGGCCGAGGCACGGTTCCGAAGCGTCGGTGGCGATACCGCATTGGCGAACCTGCCGGACGTGGTCCTTCCCTTGCCGGCCCGCGGTGAAGGCGCCGACGACGCGCCCGAAGTCGAAATCGCGCGGGCAGCCGCAGCCGGGGCCGAGCGCGACATCGCTGTCGCTCGCAAGGCACGCATTGCCGATCCCACCGTTGGCGTTCGGGGTGGTCGCGTCGAGTACGACGACCTGGCCCGCGACAACGTCGTTGGCGTGACGTTGACCGTGCCGCTGAACATCCGCAACACCTATCGCGCCGAAGTCGTCGCCGCGGAGGCTGACGCCGCCGTGGCGCGCGCGGAAGTCGATCGCATCGCACTCGAAGTCGCCGCCGAGCGCAGGCGCGCGATCGACAGCTACGGCACGACGCGCGCGGCGTGGTCGCGTTGGAAGGAGAGCCGCGGCACCGATGTCACGCGTCGGGAAAATCTCCTGGAACGCCTGTGGCGCGAAGGTGAGCTCTCCACCGCCGACTACCTGTTGCAGCTCAAGCAGACCCTCGACACCGAACTGGCGCGCGCGGAGCTGCAAGCCCGAGTCTGGCGCGCCTATGCCGATTACCTCGCCGCCACCGGCCAGCTCGAACGCTGGGCCGGACTGGAAGGCACCCCATGA